A window of the Hordeum vulgare subsp. vulgare chromosome 5H, MorexV3_pseudomolecules_assembly, whole genome shotgun sequence genome harbors these coding sequences:
- the LOC123395745 gene encoding 40S ribosomal protein S16, protein MAAVLTRPTPGTVQCFGRKKTAVAVAYTKPGRGLIKVNGAPIELIRPEMLRLKAFEPIMLAGRSRFKDIDMRIRVRGGGKTSQIYAIRQAVAKALVAYYQKYVDEAAKKEVKDIFARYDRTLLVADPRRCEPKKFGGRGARARFQKSYR, encoded by the coding sequence ATGGCTGCTGTCCTCACCCGCCCGACGCCGGGCACGGTCCAGTGCTTCGGGCGCAAGAAGACGGCGGTGGCCGTCGCGTACACCAAGCCAGGGCGCGGGCTCATCAAGGTGAACGGCGCCCCCATCGAGCTGATCCGCCCGGAGATGCTCCGCCTCAAGGCCTTCGAGCCCATCATGCTCGCCGGCCGCTCCCGCTTCAAGGACATCGATATGAGGATCCGCGTCCGCGGCGGCGGGAAGACCTCCCAGATCTACGCCATCCGTCAGGCTGTCGCCAAGGCGCTCGTCGCCTACTACCAGAAGTATGTCGACGAGGCCGCCAAGAAGGAGGTCAAGGACATCTTCGCCCGCTACGACCGTACCCTCCTCGTCGCCGATCCCCGTCGCTGCGAGCCCAAGAAGTTCGGTGGTCGCGGCGCCCGAGCGAGGTTCCAGAAGTCTTACCGTTGA